One segment of Mastomys coucha isolate ucsf_1 unplaced genomic scaffold, UCSF_Mcou_1 pScaffold23, whole genome shotgun sequence DNA contains the following:
- the Rpp25 gene encoding ribonuclease P protein subunit p25 has product MENFRKVRSEEAPAGDGDEGGSPSSGPFADLAPGAVHMRVKEGSKIRNLLAFATASMAQPATRAIVFSGCGRATTKTVTCAEILKRRLAGLHQVTRLCYRSVREVWQSLPPGPIPGQTPSDPAASLSVLKNVPSLAILLSKDALDPRQLGYQPPNLSPGPSSPPPVSTSKRSLGESAAEEGTAKRSQPEPEAENEDRTA; this is encoded by the coding sequence ATGGAGAACTTCCGTAAGGTGCGCTCGGAGGAGGCGCCGGCGGGGGACGGTGATGAGGGTGGCAGCCCGAGCTCTGGCCCTTTTGCAGATCTGGCACCCGGTGCTGTACACATGCGGGTCAAGGAGGGCAGTAAGATCCGCAACCTGCTGGCCTTCGCCACTGCCAGCATGGCGCAGCCAGCCACGCGCGCCATCGTCTTCAGTGGCTGCGGCCGGGCCACCACCAAGACCGTCACGTGCGCCGAAATCCTCAAGCGCCGCCTGGCGGGCTTACACCAGGTCACGCGGCTGTGCTACCGGAGCGTGCGCGAGGTGTGGCAGAGCCTCCCGCCTGGGCCCATACCGGGTCAGACGCCCAGCGATCCGGCCGCCAGTCTCAGTGTACTTAAGAATGTACCGAGCCTCGCCATCCTACTTTCAAAGGACGCACTGGATCCACGACAACTTGGCTACCAGCCTCCGAATCTCAGTCCTGGTCCTTCGTCCCCTCCTCCGGTGTCGACGTCCAAGAGGAGCCTGGGGGAATCTGCTGCTGAAGAAGGCACCGCTAAGCGGTCTCAGCCTGAGCCAGAGGCTGAGAATGAGGACCGGACTGCCTGA